TCCCTACGAATATGCGGGCATCGCCGAAGTGCAGGCGCGGGTGGAATTTCTCGGCTTCCGTCTGGAAAAGGTCGTGCCGCCGCGTGTGCCCACGGGCTGCAACGAGTTTGTGTTTCGCCGAGTTGATCTTGCGCAGGGTGACGGAAAATGACTGAGGCGGTATCCGGTCCCGGCGACGTCGATTACGACCAGAACTGGGACACGCGCTGGAACGACATGCGCCGCTTCGGCCCCACCGGCCGGCATCTGCGCAACATCGTGCGCACCCTCATCGAGGATCTTCCCTATGAGACCGTGCTGGATGTCGGCTGCGGCCAGGGCTCGATGCTGCAAAGCCTGATGCCGCTGCGCCCCGCCGCGCGCTACACCGGCATCGACTTCTCCGAGGGCGCGCTCAAGGTTGCCCGCGAGCGCGCGCCGGGGGCGGAATTCATGGCGTTCGATGTGCTCAACGGTACGCTCGACCGGCGCCATGATCTCGTTCTCTGCACCGATGTCGTCGAGCATATCGAGGACGACGTCACCGCCATCCGCAACATCGCGGCGATGACTGGCAAATACCTGCTCGTCTCCACGCTTCAGGGCACGATGCGGCCTTATGAGTACAAGGTCGGGCACTACCGCAATTACGCGCATGGCGAGCTTCAGGCAAAGATCGAGGCCAATGGCCTCAAGGTCCGCCGCGTGGTGCAGTGGGGCTTTCCGTTCTTCTCGCCGCTCTACCGCGACCTGTTCCGCGCCACCGGCCTCAATGTGACGCAGGGCACCTATGGCCCCGTGCGCCGGCTGCTGTCGCTGGTGCTCTACGGTGTTTTCAGCCTGAATTCGTGGCGCAAGGGCGACTATATCTTCGTGCTGGCCGAGCGGCCGTAAACGGGCGCTAGAGCTTTGACGCATTTTCTTCACGCGAACCGGAATCCACTTCGCTCGAAAATGCTCTACCGCCCCCGCGCGTGGCCCCAGAAATTGGGGTAGAGCGGCATCGGGAAATAGTTTGACGCGCGCAGGATGACGAGCCCGGTCCAGCCCAGCGTCTGGCGCACATGGTCGCGCTTGAACGCGGTGTCCAGGCTGTTGCGCTCGATGATGATCTCCGCGAAGCCGGCCCTCCGCAACAGCCGCCGCAGGCTCCCATAGGTCTGTAGCGAGCAATGCTCGGTGAACATCCAGCGCAGCTTTTCGCGGGTGAACAGGCGCAGCGCGATGATCCAGTAGGGCACGTCGATGACGATGTTCGGCGTCTGGAACACCAGCAGCCCGCCCGGCCGCAGAAGGGTTTTCACCTTCGTCATATAGCCGTCGATGTCCTTGATGTGCTCGATGACGTCGAACATGGTGATGACGTCGAACGTCCCGGCCTCGAACGGCAGGCGGTCGCCGTCATAGGCAGTCAGCCGCCCCTTCAGCGCGGGATAGGCGGCCTCGCCCTCGATGATGGCGTCGGCATCGACATCGAGCCCGGCGACGTCCTCATAGCCACGGCGCCGCAGGTTCTCGAGAAAGCTGCCATGCCGGCAGCCAATATCGAGCAGGCGGGCATTGCGCGGCACACCCAGCGTCTCGAAATAGGTGACGCAGGACGCCGTGTCGCCGCGCTCATGGGGAAGGCACGCGATCTCCATGGTCCGCCCCTCAGTTGCGCTTGCGCAGGTGGAGGACGATCGGCGTCTCCCACCGCAGATGCCGCGCCGCCCACAGGACGAGATCGAGCGCGCCGACGCGGTGGATCAGCCGGGCGATCCGCTTCACGCTGCGCAGCGAGGCCCATTCGGAGAATTCGAGCGTGCGCAGCCGCCGCTCGAACACGTCCCAGCCCCAGCCCAGAATCTCGATCTCGTCCCGGTGCGGGCGCAGCCAGGCTTCGATCTTGCGGTGCGACACCAGATTGAGCGTGTCGATATAGGCGGGATCGCGCCCGAGCGCGCGGACATAGAGCTTGGCCATGCCAGGGGTCATGTGCGGCAACCAGGGCAGGCCGTAATGACCCTCCCACCACGAGCCGTAATTCGGCACCACGAAGAGCAGATGGCCACCCGGCTTCAGCACGCGCAAAGATTCGCTGAGCACCGCCTGCGGGTCGCGCACATGCTCCAGCACGTTGGACGAATAGACGAGATCGAAGCTGGCGTCGGGATAGGGATTCTCCTCGCCGGCGGCATCGAGGATCAGCTCGTCCGGCAGGCCGTAATGCGCCAGCAGCGCGCGGGAGACGGCGAAGATGGAGCTGTACTCGGCCGAGCTCGGCTCGATGCCCCAGATGTCCAGCCCATGGGCGACGCGCCCGCGCGCCACCACGAGGCCGGTGCCGGAGCCGACCTCGAGGATGCGCTTGCCGGCAAGGTCGCCCGTGCGCCGCATCTCGGCGATCTGCTCATCCGCCCGCGAGGGCGAGAGCATGTCGGCCACCACGGTTTCCACCGGGATGCGGGTGACGCCGCCGGCAAAACCCGTCGCGATATAGCCCTGCGCGAGGATCTGGCCGAGCGCGTCCCAGTCCGGCTCGCCGGGGGCCTGTGCCGCGCTCATGCCTGCGCCTGCTTCACGGCGCGCACCACGAAGATCGTCGCGCTCTTCATGCGGCCGAGCCGGTCCTGGATGCAGCTCGCCTCGAACCCGTTGCGCCGGAACAGATCGAGGATTTCCTCGATCGAATAGAAGGTCTTGTAGGGCGGGTAATACCAGTCATCGACCTGCGCCTGTATCGAGACATTGTCGTCGCGGCGGTTGATCTCCTGCCCGCGCAGCCGGCAGACCAGATTGGTCAGCCCGGCGAAGAAATCGAGCACCAGCTTCTTGCGGCGCGGCGTGTTCATGAAGCGCCGGCAGAAATGCCGCACACCCTGATGCACCGGGGAGAGCCAGGTTTTCAGGTAAAGCCCGAGATAGACCGTGCCGCCGGGTGCGGTGGCGCGCATCAGATTGTGCATCACCTTCATCGGGTCGGGCGCCATCATCGCGACGCCCCAGCACCAGACGAGATCGAAGGCGCGGAATTCGGGCGCCAGCGTCTGAAGATCCTGATGGTGGAAGCTGATATTGCCGCGCCCGAAGCGGGCGGCCTGCTCGCGCGCGGTGGCGAGGCTGTCGGTCGACAGGTCCACCGCCGTTACCGTGTCGGCGAGCTCCGAGAGCACGACGCTGCAGATGCCATGCCCGCAGCCGGCATCGAGGGCGCGCCCGACCTGCCGCTCGGTGATCGTCTCCAGCATGTAGGCCTTGGTCTTCTCATAGATCGGCACATGCTTCGGCCAGAATTCGTCGTAGAATTCCTTGGTATCAAGATCGATCACGCCCATCCTCCCCGGCATCCCTGTTGTCTAGAAAATCGGCTCTTCCTGAACGGGAAGGACCGGTGCGCGGTCGGGCTCGAAATTGAGTTTCGACTTGATGGGGTAGTGCGCCTCATGCTGGAGGCCGAAATAGACGCGGACCAGCAGCTCCGCCAGCAGCCCCATCAGCGTGCACATGACGCCGGTGATGAAGCTCAGCGTCACCAGCAGCGGCAGCGGCGTCTGCACGAGCGAAATCTCATGCGCGAATTTGAGATAGATCGCGTAGATCCCTGCCAGAACGGCGAGCACCATGAAGGCGAGGCCGATGAGGCCGAAGACGTAGATCGGCTTGGTCGCGTACTGGGTCAGGAACTTCACCACCATCAGGTCCAAAAGGACTTTCAGGATACGGTTCAGCCCGTATTTCGACTGGCCGAACCGGCGCGGATGATGCGCCACCGGAATCTCGGTGATGCGCCCGCCCTGCCAATGGGCGTAGATCGGCACGAAGCGGTGCATCTCGCCATAGAGCCGGAAGCCCTGGAGAACCTCGCGGCGGTAGGCCTTCAGCGTGCAGCCATAGTCGCGCAGCTTCACGCCCGAGACCTTGGAGATCAGCCAGTTGGCGATGCGGCTGGGGAAGGTGCGGCGCACGAAATTGTCCTGCCGCGCCTGCCGCCAGCCGGACACGACGTCGTAGCCGTCGCTCAGCTTGGCGACCAGCCGCGCGATGTCCTTGGGGTCGTTCTGCAGGTCGCCGTCCATCGGGACGATGATCGCCCCGCGCGCATGGTCGATCCCCGCCATGGTGG
Above is a window of Ancylobacter sp. WKF20 DNA encoding:
- a CDS encoding class I SAM-dependent methyltransferase encodes the protein MTEAVSGPGDVDYDQNWDTRWNDMRRFGPTGRHLRNIVRTLIEDLPYETVLDVGCGQGSMLQSLMPLRPAARYTGIDFSEGALKVARERAPGAEFMAFDVLNGTLDRRHDLVLCTDVVEHIEDDVTAIRNIAAMTGKYLLVSTLQGTMRPYEYKVGHYRNYAHGELQAKIEANGLKVRRVVQWGFPFFSPLYRDLFRATGLNVTQGTYGPVRRLLSLVLYGVFSLNSWRKGDYIFVLAERP
- a CDS encoding class I SAM-dependent methyltransferase, with product MEIACLPHERGDTASCVTYFETLGVPRNARLLDIGCRHGSFLENLRRRGYEDVAGLDVDADAIIEGEAAYPALKGRLTAYDGDRLPFEAGTFDVITMFDVIEHIKDIDGYMTKVKTLLRPGGLLVFQTPNIVIDVPYWIIALRLFTREKLRWMFTEHCSLQTYGSLRRLLRRAGFAEIIIERNSLDTAFKRDHVRQTLGWTGLVILRASNYFPMPLYPNFWGHARGR
- a CDS encoding class I SAM-dependent methyltransferase; its protein translation is MSAAQAPGEPDWDALGQILAQGYIATGFAGGVTRIPVETVVADMLSPSRADEQIAEMRRTGDLAGKRILEVGSGTGLVVARGRVAHGLDIWGIEPSSAEYSSIFAVSRALLAHYGLPDELILDAAGEENPYPDASFDLVYSSNVLEHVRDPQAVLSESLRVLKPGGHLLFVVPNYGSWWEGHYGLPWLPHMTPGMAKLYVRALGRDPAYIDTLNLVSHRKIEAWLRPHRDEIEILGWGWDVFERRLRTLEFSEWASLRSVKRIARLIHRVGALDLVLWAARHLRWETPIVLHLRKRN
- a CDS encoding class I SAM-dependent methyltransferase, translating into MIDLDTKEFYDEFWPKHVPIYEKTKAYMLETITERQVGRALDAGCGHGICSVVLSELADTVTAVDLSTDSLATAREQAARFGRGNISFHHQDLQTLAPEFRAFDLVWCWGVAMMAPDPMKVMHNLMRATAPGGTVYLGLYLKTWLSPVHQGVRHFCRRFMNTPRRKKLVLDFFAGLTNLVCRLRGQEINRRDDNVSIQAQVDDWYYPPYKTFYSIEEILDLFRRNGFEASCIQDRLGRMKSATIFVVRAVKQAQA
- a CDS encoding glycosyltransferase family 2 protein, translated to MREAVYISVLIPVFNEDENIFPLWQALQPALEALGKPFEVIFVNDGSRDGTEAKLSAVAAGDARVRVINFRRNLGQTAATMAGIDHARGAIIVPMDGDLQNDPKDIARLVAKLSDGYDVVSGWRQARQDNFVRRTFPSRIANWLISKVSGVKLRDYGCTLKAYRREVLQGFRLYGEMHRFVPIYAHWQGGRITEIPVAHHPRRFGQSKYGLNRILKVLLDLMVVKFLTQYATKPIYVFGLIGLAFMVLAVLAGIYAIYLKFAHEISLVQTPLPLLVTLSFITGVMCTLMGLLAELLVRVYFGLQHEAHYPIKSKLNFEPDRAPVLPVQEEPIF